The following DNA comes from Bacteroidota bacterium.
TTTAATGAGTAATTTTGCTTCAAACGAACAGGGACTGATTAATGTTTGATAGGTACAAAACCATTCCCATCGGTTGTGACCATGCAGGTTATAAATTGAAGGAATATCTGATAAAAATCCTTACACCAAGAGGATTTCATTTTATGGATTTTGGTACACACTCAGAGGAGAGTGTCGATTATCCCGATTTTGTACATCCGGTAGCAAGGTCGGTTAATGACCATAAATTTGAAGCCGGTATCATTATTTGCGGAAGTGGAAATGGCTCAGCAATGACTGCAAATAAATATGCTAATATCAGGGCTGCTATATGCTGGAATAAAGAGATCGCCCGCCTAGCTCGTCTGCATAATGATGCCAATATTATTACCCTGCCAGGCCGGTTCATTGGATATGACGAGGCCATTGATGCCGTAGAAGTATTTTTTTCTACAGATTTTGAAGGAGGAAGGCATTTAATCAGAATAGAAAAAATACCTAAACTTTTAAAATAATCATAGATGTCCTCAGAGATATATCAGAAGTTTATCGGGGATTCCGAAAGCAAGGCATTTGATCTTGAACACCGCAAGATAATCAATTATAATATCTCACGCTACAACCAACAAGTACCTGTCGGAAAAAGGCAGTTTTCGGAAATCGAGAAAGCCAAAAAAAGAGGTTCTGTCATTAAACACCGCGTGATAAATGATTTAGATAAGTATCTGATAGAATTCGAGTCAAATTTCATACGAAAAGGCGGCAAGGTCATTTGGGCACAAAAT
Coding sequences within:
- the rpiB gene encoding ribose 5-phosphate isomerase B — translated: MFDRYKTIPIGCDHAGYKLKEYLIKILTPRGFHFMDFGTHSEESVDYPDFVHPVARSVNDHKFEAGIIICGSGNGSAMTANKYANIRAAICWNKEIARLARLHNDANIITLPGRFIGYDEAIDAVEVFFSTDFEGGRHLIRIEKIPKLLK